CGCATGTACGGGTCGATGCCGGCGAGCATGCCGTCGACGGAGCGTTCCTTGTAGCCGGTGGCGAGGACTACGGCGTCGGTGGTGAGGCGGGAGCGGGTGGACTGCTGGGCGTGTTCCAGGTGGAGTTCGACCTTGGTGGCGCCGACGCGGCCCGCGGTGCGGACGGAGACGCCGGGGGTGATCGTGGCGTCGGGCCAGCCGCCGTGCTGGGTGCGGCGGTAGAGCTCCTCGTGGATGGCGTTGATGGTGTCGGCGTCGATGCCCTTGTGGAGCTGCCACTGCTGGGGGACGAGCTTGTCGCGTACGCCCTCGGGCAGGTGGTGGAAGTAGCGGGTGTAGTCGGGGGTGAAGTGTTCCAGGCCGAGCTTGGAGTACTCCATGGGTGCGAACGATTCGCTGCGGGCCAGCCAGGTGAGCTTCTCGCGGCCTGCGGGGCGGGCGCGGAGCAGGTCGAGGAAGACTTCCGCGCCGGACTGTCCCGAGCCGATGACGGTGATGTGCTCGGCGGCGAGGAGGCGGGCGCGGTGGGTGAGGTAGTCCGCGGAGTGGACGACGGGGACGGTGGGGGCCTCGGCGAGGGGCTTGAGGGGTTCGGGGATGTACGGCTCGGTGCCGACGCCGAGTGCGAGGTTACGGGTGTAGGCGCGGCCCAGGGCTTCGGCTTCGCCCTCGGTGTCGAGCTGGGTGAAGTCGACCTCGAACAGGGAGCGTTCGGGGTTCCAGCGGACGGCGTCGACCTGGTGGCCGAAGTGGAGTCCGGTGAGGTTCTCGCTGACCCAGCGGCAGTAGGCGTCGTACTCGGTGCGCTGGATGTGGAAGCGCTCGGCGAAGTAGAAGGGGAAGAGGCGCTCGCGGGACTTGAGGTAGTTGAGGAACGTCCAGGGGCTGGCCGGGTCTGCGAGGGTCACCAGGTCGGCGAGGAACGGGACTTGGAGGGTTGCGCCCTCGATGAGGAGGCCGGGGTGCCAGTGGAAGGCGGGGCGCTGTTCGTAGAAGGCGGTGGCGATCTGGCCGTGTACGCCGTCGGCGAGGGCGGCGAGGGAGAGGTTGAAGGGGCCGATGCCGATGCCCACCAGGTCGTGGGGCTGGTCTTCGGGGTGCTGCTGGGGGGCGGTCATCGGGGTGTGCTGCCTTCCAGGAGTTTCAGGAGTGTGTGCAGGTCGTCGGTGGTGGCGTGGGGGTTGAGGAGGGTCGCTTTGAGCCAGAGGCGGCCGTCGGCGGTGCGGGCGCGGCCGAGGACGGCTCTGCCCTGGTCGAGGAGGGTGCGTCTGAGGGTGGCGAGGGTTGTGTCGTCTGCGTCGGTGGGGCGCAGGAGGACGGTGGAGATGGTGGGGGGCTCGTACAGCTCGAAGTGCGGGTGTTCGGTGGTTAGTTGGGCGAGTTCGGCGGCGAGTGCGCAGGTGCGGTCGACGAGGTGGGCGAGGCCGTCGCGGCCTAGGGCGCGGAGGGTGACGGCGATCTTGAGTACGTCGGGTCGTCTGGTCGTACGGAGGGATCGGCCGAGGAGGTCGGGGAGGCCGGCCTCGGTGTCGTCGTCGGCGTTGAGGTAGTCGGCGGTGTGGTGGAGGGCGTCCAGGCGGGTGGGGTCGGCCACGGCGACGACGCCTGCGGCGGCGGGCTGCCAGCCGAGTTTGTGGAGGTCGAGGGTGACCGAGTGGGCGCGGTCGATGCCGGTGAGTTTGGGGCGGTGGGTGGCGGAGAAGAGGAGCGGGCCGCCGTACGCGGCGTCGATGTGGAGTTCGGCGCCGTGGGTGTCGCAGAGGTCGGCGATCTCGGGGATCGGGTCGATCTGGCCGGTGTCGGTGGTGCCGGCGGTGGCGACGACGAGGAGCGGGGGGTGCAGGTCGGTGAGGGCGGCGTCGAGCGCGGCGAGGTCCATGGTGCCGGAGGGGGCGGGGACGGCGACGGGTTCGGGCAGGCCCAGGAGCCAGGCTGCGCGGCGCAGGGAGTGGTGGGCGTTGGCGCCGCAGACCACTTGGACGGGGCCGTGGCGTTCGCGGGCGAGGAGGAGGGCGATCTGGTTGGACTCGGTGCCGCCGGTGGTGAGGAGGGCGTCGGGGGCGGGGTGGCCGGGATAGACCTCGGTGGCGAGGGCGCTGGTGACGAGCGCTTCGAGGGCGGAGGCTGCGGGGGCCTGATCCCAGGAGTCCATCGAGGGGTTGAGGGCCGATGCGGCGAGGTCGGCGGCGGTGGCGAGGGCGAGGGGCGGGCAGTGGAGGTGTGCGGCGCAGAGGGGGTCGGCGGGGTCGGCTGCGCCCTCGGCGACGGTGTGGACGAGGGTGCGGAGGGCTTCTTCGGCGCCGGTGCCGGTGCGTGGGAGTACAGGGTGGACGGCTTCGCGTACGCGGGCCGCGGTGTGTTCCGGCCCCCCGGCCGGGAGGGGCCCGCCGCGGGCGACGGCTCCGTCGTGCAGCGCGTCGAGCACGGTGGTCAGCAGCGGGCGCAGGGCGGCGGGGCCTGCGGTGCCGCCGGAGAGGGGCGGGGTGTTCATGCGGGGTGTCGTCCTTCGGGTGCGCGTGGGCAGACACACCAGCTTGACCGGGGATCAGGTGGTGCGGCTGCACAGCACAACGAGCTCAACCCGAAAGTGGTACTGCGGGGCGGTGGGGGGAAGTTGGCGCGGGTGGGGGTGCTATGAGGGTGCGGGTCCGGTGGGGTGGTCCTCCTGGTTGGGGGTGGCTTGGCGTGTCCGGCGGCCGCGGGCCGGTGGGACATGCGCCCGCCTCCGGCGGGCATCCTTCGCCCACCCCGCCCGCCCGTTAATGGAGGCGGGGTTCGGCGACCCCCACGCCGTGGGCGGCCAGGCGCCGTTGGCGGCCGCGGGCCGGTGCGGGGTGCGCCCGCCTCCGGCGGGCATCCTCCGCCCACCCCGCCCGCCCGTTAATGGAGGCGGGGTTCGGCGACCCCCACGCCGTGGGTGGCCGGGCGCCGTTGGCGGGCGCGGGCCGGTGGGGGGCGCCTGACCCTTCGCCCTCCCGCCCGCCCGTTAATGGGGGTCGGGTTGGGCGGCCCCCACGCCGTGGGTGGCCAGGCGCCGTTGGCGGGCGCGGGCCGGTGCGGGGTGCGCCCGCCTGCGGCGGGCATCCTCCGCCCACCCCGCCCGCCTGTTAATCGGGGCTGGGTTGGGCGACCCCCCACGCCGTGGGCGGCCGGGCGCCGTTGGCGGGCGCGGGTTCGTGGGGCTCGCTCCGTGCCGCGTGGTTTCCCGTTGCTGGGGGCAGGCATGGGGCATGTGTACCGATGGCTGGCATGTCACCGACAGCGTCGAGCTCCTTCTCGGCCGTACCCTGCCGTTCCTGGAGTCGCGGCCCGCCCTGCACACCATGCTGCTCACCGTGGTCGAGAAGCTTCGCGCCGGTGCGCCCGTGGTCGTCCTGGGGTGGCTGGAGTGTTCGGGGGGTGTGCGTGCCGCCTTCTACTGGCTGCCGGGCGGTGGGCTCTGTGTCACCTCGCTCGAATCCGAGCAGGCCGATTCCCTTTCCCGGCGCCTCCTCGCCCTCGGGCACAACCCGCCCTACGTGAGCGCCGACCTCCCCACCGCCGCCCTCTTCGGCGACGCCTGGCAGCGGCACAGTGGCGCGAGACCTTCGCTCCGTGTCCAGCTCCATCTGTACCGGCTCGGCGCCCTCACCCCGCCCGATCCCGTTCCCGCGGGGCGAGGGCGGGCCGTCCGCCAGCGGGATCAGGCGCAACTTGTGCGCTGGTGCCGGGAGTTCGCCGCCGATGTGGGGGAAGACGTTCCCGCCGACGCCGGGTCGTGGGGCGGCACCCGGTTCGCGCAGAAGCGCTACACCTTCTGGGAGACCCCCGACGGCACGCCCGTCTCCATGGCGGGCGTGAATCCGATGGTCGGCGGGCAGGTCCGGGTGGACCCCGTGTACACCCCGGCCCACTTGCGCGGGCGGGGGTACGCGGGTGCCGTCACCGTCGCGGTGAGCCGGGCCGCGCTGGAGGCCGGGGCCACCGACGTCGTGTTGTTCACGGACCCGGCCAACACCACCAGCAACGCCCTGTACCGGCGCATCGGATACCGGCCGGTCGCTGACTGGGCGGCCTACGATTTTGCCTACTAGCCCGCCTGGACCCTCAGCGCCCGCAGGAGGTCGTCCAGTTGGTCCACCAGCTTGCGGCGCAGGGCCGGGATCATCTCCGCGTCCCTCAGGCAGGCCTCGCCCTGGGCCAGGGCCGTGCGGGTCGTCTCGTACGCGGGGAAGGCGTGGCGGCCGGCCGCTTCCGCGATGGCGGGGCCCCGGCGGGACGCCAGTGCCACCGCGTCCTCGTAGAAGCGGGGGACGTACTCCCTGGTCAGGTCGGCCTGTTCGGGCTGCCAGAAGCCCTGGGCTGTGGCGGTGAAGAGGTAGTTGGAGAGCGTGTCGTCGGAGAAGAGCGCCGCCCAGGCCGCCTCCTTCGCCTCAGGGGTGGGCAGGGCGGCCCGGCAGCGGGCGGCGCCTTCCTGGCCGGTGGCGCTGGGGTCGCGGTCGAGTTCGGCGGCGATGGCGGTTTCGCCGGTGGCGCCGAGGACGGCGAGGCGGGTGAGGATGCGCCAGCGCAGTTCGGGGTCGAGTTCGGGGCCGCCGGGGACTCCGCTGTCGGCGAGCCAGCCCTGGATGGCGTCGGGCTGGGAGGCGGCGTCGATGAAGTGCCGTACGGCGATGAGGCGCAGGCCCGTGTCGCTGCCGTCCTCGGTGCGGCGGATCAGGTCGCGGCAGATCGCCGTGAGGGTGGCGAGCGCTGCGGGGCGGTCGGCGGGCGCGAGGTAGCGGTCGGCGATCTGGGTGGCGGCGAAGGTGAGGACGCCCTGGGTGATGGCGAGGTCGGATTCGCGCGGGATGTGGGTGCGGGCGGCGTCCAGGTAGGCGGTGGGCGCCAGTTCGCCGTCGCGGACCATGTCGCGGGCCGCGTTCCAGAAGACGGCGCGGGTGAGGGCGTCGGGGAGGGTGGAGAGGGAGCGTACGGCCGTGTCCCAGGACTCGCGGTCGAGGCGGACCTTCGCGTAGGTGAGGTCGCCGTCGTTGAGGAGGACGAGCGCGGGGCGGCGTCCGGCGGAGCCGATACCGATGCTTTTGTCCGCGGAGACGTCGGCCTCCAGGCGGGTGCGGAGGACGAGGCGCTCGGGATCGGCGGGGTCGTGGTCGTAGAGGCCGATGGCCAGGCGGTGCGGCCGGCGCGCCGTGGCCGTGACTGCTCCGAGGCTGCGGCCGAGGCCGGCCGGGGGTGTGGTGCCGTCCGGGCCGGCGGAGTCCGCGGCGAACAGGGCTGCGGGGCGCACGGTGGCGTTGGGCGCGTGGCTGATGCCGAGGCTCCAGCTGGTGTCGCTCCCGGTGACCTCGGGCACCAGCGTGTCGACGCCCGTCGTACGCAGCCACTGCTCGGCCCAGGTGTGGACGTCGCGGTCGGTGGCCGATGCGAGGGAGTCGATGAAGTCCGCAAGCGTCGCGTTGGCGAAGCGGTGGCGGGCGAAGTGGGTGTTGATGCCGGCCAGGAAGTCCTTCTCGCCGAGCCAGGCGACGAGTTGGCGCAGGGCGGAGGCGCCCTTGGCGTAGGAGATGCCGTCGAAGTTGAGGAGGGCCGATGCGGTGTCGGGGACGGCCTCGGGGTCGGGGGCGACGGGGTGGGTGGAGGGGCGCTGGTCGGCGTCGTAGCCCCAGCCCTTGCGGGCGACGGCGAAGTCGACCCAGGTGTCGGTGAAGCGGGTGGCTTCGGCGAGGGTCTGGTAGCCCATGTATTCGGCGAAGGACTCGTTCAGCCAGATGTCGTCCCACCACTGGAGGGTGACGAGGTCGCCGAACCACATGTGGGCCATTTCGTGGGCGATGACCATGCCGCGGGTCTGGCGCTCGGTGTCGGTGACGGCGGAGCGGTAGACGAATTCGTCGCGGAAGGTGACGAGGCCCGGGTTCTCCATGGCGCCGGCGTTGAATTCGGGGACGAAGGCCTGGTCGTAGGAGTCGAAGGGGTAGGGCTCGTCGAACTTCTCGTGGAACCGGTCGTAGCAGGCGCGGGTGATGTCGAGGATTTCGTCCGCGTCGGCGTCGAGATAGGGGGCCAGGGAACGGCGGCAGTGGATCCCGAAGGGGATGCCGGCGTGTTCGGTGCGGACCGAGTGCCAGGGGCCTGCGGCGACGGCGACGAGGTAGGTGGAGATCAGCGGGGTGGCCGCGGCGCTCCAGCGGCCGTCGGCCTGCTGCTCGGTGATGCCGTTGGAGAGGACGCTCCAGCCGTCGGGGGCGGTGACGGTGAGGTCGAAGACGGCTTTGAGGTCGGGCTGGTCGAAGGCGGCGAAGACGCGCTGGACGTCTTCCATGAAGAGCTGGGTGTAGACGTAGCTCTCGCCGTCGGTCGGGTCGGTGAAGCGGTGCATGCCTTCGCCCGTACGGGAGTAGAGCATGTCGGCCTCGATGCGCAGTTCGTGCGAGCCCGCGGTGAGGCCGGTCAGGGCGAGGCGGTTCTCGACGAGGGTTTCGGGGTCGAGGGGCTGTCCGTCGAGGGTGACGGAGCGCAGGGTGTCCGGCTTGACTTCGACGAAGGTGTCCCCGGCCTCGCGTGCCGTGAAGGCGATGAGGGTGCGGGAGTCGAAGGTGTCGTCGCCCTGGGTGAGATCGAGTTCGATCGTGTACCGCTGGACATCGAGGAGCCTGGCACGGGTCTGCGCTTCGTCGCGCGTCAGTACGGACATGCGCCCATGGTGCCGTACGGCACTGACATGGCGCAGCGGACGGTGGGAGTCAGCCGGACTGGGCGATCGTCTCGTGGTGGCGGATCACCTCGGCGATGATGAAATTGAGCAGTTTCTCCGCGAATGCCGGGTCGAGGCGGGCGCTCTCGGCGAGTTCGCGGAGGCGTTCGATCTGGCGGGATTCGCGGGCCGGGTCGGCGGGCGGCAGCTGGTGCTTGGCCTTGAGTACGCCGACCTGCTGGGTGCATTTGAAGCGTTCGGCGAGCATGTGCACGACTGCCGCGTCGATGTTGTCGATGGATCCGCGGAGGCGGTTCAGCTCGGCTTGGACGGCCGGGTCGATCTCGGTCATGGTCAGCGAGCTTACGTGGCGCGGGTGGGAAGCGTCGGAGGGTGTTCAGGATCCGGGATCTGGTTGCTCCAGCCGCCGGGGACGGTGCGTCCCTGCTGTTCGCGGAAGCGGATGGGGGCGGTGCCGACGCGCCGGGTGAACAGGCGTGAGAAGTAGGCGGGGTCGTCGTAGCCGACGCGGCGGGCGACGGCGGCGACGGGGAGTTCGGTGGCGGCGAGGAGTTCTTTGGCGCGGCCGAGGCGGATGCCGAGAAGGTAGTCCTTGGGGCTGCATCCGGCGCCTCTGCGGACGGCGGTGCGGAGTTCGGCGGGGGTCATGGAGTGGCGGGCCGCGTGTTCGGCGACGGACAGCGGCTGGAAGGCGTCGCGGGCCAGGGCCTGGAGGACGGGGTCGCCGTCGGGGGCGGTGTCGGCGCGGGCGCGGCGCAGGGCGACGAGGAGTTCGTGGACGGCGGCGCCCGTCTCGACTTCGAGGAGGGGGTTGCCGCGGCGGGCGGCGCAGGCGATGCGGCCGATGGCGGCGCGGGGGCCTGTGGCATCGGAGAGGGGGACGACGGGGCGGTCGGGTTCGATGTAGCCGAGTTCGGTGTAGGTGGTGGTGGCGGGGCCGCTGAAGTCGACGAACGATTCGTCCCAGCCGGCGACGGGGTCGGGTCCGTAGTGGTGGGCTGTGCCGGGGGTGAGCCAGATCAGGGCGGGTGCGGTGATGTCGGTGCGGCGTCCGTCGGCGCCCTTGAACCAGCCGCTGCCGGCGCTGACGACGACGGCGACGTGGTGGTCGAGGGTGCGGGGGCCGACGGTGGGCAGGGTGCCGTGCTGGAGGCCTACACCGAGGCAGACCAGGCCGAGGCGCTGGTGGACGGGGCTGGGGGTGAAATAGCGCATCCAGGTGTGGTAAACCACCGCGAATCGCCCTTTCTGTGTGCTGCGTTGCGTCCAACCAGCGTTGATCTTTGTCCATGGACCGGATCGCCGCCAGGGGGCAAAGGTGGGCTGCGTGGCAGATTTCACGGTGGGTGAGCAGGATTTTCAGCTGGACGGGCGGCCGGTACGGCTGCTGTCGGGGGCGATGCACTACTTCCGGGTGCACGAGGAGCAGTGGGGGCACCGGCTCGCGATGCTGCGGGCGATGGGGCTCAACTGCGTGGAGACGTATGTGCCGTGGAATCTGCACGAGCCGCAGCAGGGCCGCTTCCACGACGTGCAGGCGCTGGGCCGGTTCCTCGACGCGGCGCAGGAGGCGGGGCTGTGGGCGCTGGTGCGCCCAGGTCCGTACATCTGCGCCGAGTGGGAGAACGGCGGGCTGCCGCACTGGCTGACCGGTCCTTTGGGGCGGCGGGTGCGGACCCGGGATCCGGAGTTCCTCGGGCATGTGGACCGCTGGTTCCATCATCTGCTGCATGAGATCGTGCCGCGGCAGATCGACCGCGGCGGCCCGGTGATCATGGTGCAGGTCGAGAACGAGTACGGGAGTTACGGCTCGGACCAGGTGTATCTCGCGCATCTGGCGGGTCTGCTGCGCCGTCGCGGGGTGAGTGTCCCGCTGTTCACCTCCGACGGCCCGGAGGACCACATGCTGACGGGCGGCTCCGTGCCGGGGGTGCTGGCGACGGCGAATTTCGGGTCGGGTGCGCGGGAGGGTTTCGAGGTGCTGCGCCGGCACCGGCCGCGCGGGCCGCTGATGTGCATGGAGTTCTGGTGCGGGTGGTTCGACCACTGGGATGCGGAGCATGTCGTACGCGATCCGGCGGATGCGGCCGTGGCGCTGCGGGAGATCCTGGAGTGCGGTGGTTCGGTGAATCTGTACATGGCGCACGGGGGCACGAACTTCGGGGGTTACTCGGGTGCGAACCGGGCGGGTGAGCTGCACGGCGGCGAGCTGCAGCCGACGGTGACGAGTTACGACTACGGAGCTCCGGTGGACGAGTTCGGGCGGCCGACGGAGAAGTTCTGGCTGTTCAGGGAGATCCTGGCGGAGTACCAGGACGGCCCGCTGCCCGAACTGCCGCCCGCGCCCGCTCCCTTGGGTGCTCCGGTGCGTCCTGTGCTGAGCGAGTGGGCGCCGCTGGCGGAGGTTCTGGCGTCGCTCGGCGGCCCGGAGCGGGAGAGCGCGGTCCCGGCGACGTTCGAGGAGCTGGATGTGGACCGGGGTCTGGTCCGCTACCGGGTGGACGTGCCGGGTCCGCGCAAGCCGTATCCGCTGACGGTCTCGGGGCTGCGGGATGCGGCGGTGCTGTACGTCGACGGGGTACGGACCGAGCTCGGGGCCCCGGTGGCGGGCCCGGCCGCAGTCGAGCTGTGGGTGGAGTCCCTGGGCCGGGTCAACTACGGGCCGCAACTGGCGGAGTCGAAGGGCATCACCGGCGGGATCCTGCACGAGCGGCAGTATCTGCACGGGGTACGGGCGCAGGGGCTGCGGCTGGACTCCTTCGACGATGCGGCGGCGGTCGCGAAGCTGCCGTTCGCCCCGGTCGAGGGCGGGGAGCGGGGTCTGTACCGGGGGACGTTCGAGGTCCGGGGCGTCGGTGACGCGTCGCTGGAACTGCCCGGCTGGGGGCGGGGGTTCGTTTGGGTGAACGGTTTCTGCCTGGGCCGTTACTGGTGTGCGGGCCCGCAGACCGCCCTGTACGTACCGGGCCCTGTGCTGCGTGAGGGCGAGAACGAGGTGTGGGTCCTGGAGTTCCTCGAGCCGGGCGACCCCGTCCTGGAGATCAGCTGACGATCCCCCGTGAACAGCCCGGAGGGCCGGCCCCGTGTAAGGGTCGGCCCTCCATTGCGTCTACCCCTTACACCTCGCGCACTTCGAAGGCGTCCAGCGAGAACTCGGCGACCCCGTCGTCGCCGACCTTGCGCAGTCCGACCCAGGCGTCCCCGGCAGCGGGCGCGGTGAACTCGTAGCTCAGCAGGGTGGGTTCGGTGGCGACGGGGAGTTCCTGGCGCGTGAGTTCGCGGGCGGCCGGCTCGTCGACCCCGGTGATCCACGCGTACTGGCCGGCCGTCTGGTTCTCGTACCGGAAGGAGACCCGGTAGCGCTTGCCCGGCGTGAAGCGGACCGTGTGGTCCACCGTCCGGTAGACGAGGCCGTCGTTCTCGCCGCGCGACTTCAGCGACTGGGTGCCGTCGATGATGTCGTCGATCTCCTTGCCGTTCCAGCCGCGCTGCGTGAAGGGGGCGTGCCGTTGCGCGATGTGCGTACGCGGGTCGGTGGCGCCGCCTGCGTCGCCCTTCACGAAGGGGCCCCAGCCCTGGGGGACGTTCTCGAAGTCCTCGAAGACCAGCGTGCCCGCCTTCTCGGTGGGTTCGGCGGCGACGATGCGTACGTTGTCGAAGCGCACCTGCGCCGCTCCCGCATCCGCCCGCAGGGTGAGGTCGACGCGGCCGCCGCCCTCGGGGACGGTGAAGCGGGTGAACATGCGCTGGAAGCGGGAGTCGTGCTTGCGGTCGGCGGCGACGTAGTTCCCGGCGCTGGAGACGTCGGTGAAGTTGGTGGCGGTGACGCCGTCGGCGGTACGGATCTCGAGTGCGGCCCGTCGCCGCTCCCCCGCGCTGGCGCCCACTTCGACCTGCACGGAGGCGGCGTAGGTCCCGGCCGGGAGACGTCCCAGGCGTTGGCCGACGCGGGCCGCAGCGCCCCCGGCGATGACGAGTTCGTAGTCGCCGATCGCGCTGAGGGCGACCTTCGCGGGCCCGCTGACCGTCCAGCCCTTCAGGGAACCGGAGTTGAAGCCGGGGTCGTACACCGCGCTCTTCTGCCCCCAGCCGGGGTCGCCGACGGCCGCGACACGCGTGCGGTACACGACGTACGGCTGACCCGCTTCAGCGTCCAGGGCGACCTTCCCCGACCGTACGGGTGCGTCGCGCACGAACTCCCGCCCCTGGTCGGTGAGCCGGTACACGGCGACGCGCGCCGCGCCCGCCCAGCCGCGCGGGAGTGCCCAACTGCTGCTGCCACCGGCCGGGTTGTAGTGATACAGCTTCCCCGGGTCGGTCGCCTTCCGGGGCTCCCAGGGCAGCAGATAGGCCCCGCCCTCGTACACCACACGCCCGTCGGTGGTGATGCGCCGCGCGCCGCTCGCGTCGTCGACGACCGTCCCCGTGGGTCCGAAGAAGGTGATCTCGTGGTCGGTCCACCGCTTGACGGGGTAGGCCTGCAGGTACTTCGCGGGGAGCGCCTCGGTCCAGATGATGTCGTAGAAGGCGTTCCAGTCGGTCTTGTTGACCCAGCCCTCGAAGTTGCCCATGCGGGCGGCCCCGAGCAGGGTGGGCCACTTGTTGGCGAAGACGTCCTTCTGGTGGTTGCGGACGAAGCGGATCAGCTGGGAGTTGATGCCGCGGGAGGTGTCGCCGCCGTAGTCGGTCTCGTTCGCCCAGTGCGACCAGATCGAGGAGCGTTCCAGGCCGTGGCCCCATTCGCTGGTGACGATCCAGCCCTGTTCGCGCAGGGCGCGCTGGAGGCGGTCGGAGGTCCAGCCGGACTCGCGGAAGACGTCGACGTAGATCGTGTTGAGTGCCGGGTCGGCCTCGCGGCGCAGGTCCTTGAAGCGCTTGATGATGTCGCCGGACACCAGGTCGCGACGCGAGTCGATGCGGTAGCTCTGGTCGAGCCAGTCCCACTGCTCGTTGGTCTTGTCGACGAGCGTCTCGGAGAAGGCGTGGGCGACGGGGTAGGACTCGGTGGCATTCACGTGGACGGCGAAGTCGCTGTTCCACTTGCGGCCTTCCCTGACCAGGGTGTTGAGGTCGGTGAGGCCGCCGGCGCGCTGGTTGTAGTTGCCCGCGTAGTCGGGGTGCGCGGAGTCGTGGCCCTCCGACTGGTAGCCCTTCAGCAGCGTGAACTGCCGCAGCCCGTCCGTGGCGAGGGAGATCCGCTTGACGTTGTCGAGGGTCGCCAGGAAGGGGTTCGTGGCCTGCGAGGCGAAGTTGAAGGGGATGTGCGGGACGACGCGCAGATGCTGCTCGTCGGCGCCGAGCGGCGTGACCATGATGTCGCGGAAGGCGATGGCCGCGTCCTGCCAGTCGACGACGCCGTCGCCGTTGCGGTCGCGGGTGAGGATCACGGTCGCGTACGGGAGGGGCTCGGTGGCGTCCACGGGCGAGGTCGCGGCCCGGTGGGTCCACTGGCCGCAGGCGAGGCGGGCTACCGCCAGGTCGCCGGCCTTCACGGTCTGCCGCCACAGCCGCCCGTTCTCCCAGGTGGTCCCGGCGGCGCTGTCGACCTTGTCGTAGACGGTGTTGGTCTCGACGGCCCCGCCGAGCGTGTCGTGTGCGACGACGGCGTACGCGCATCCGACGGCCGCCGCATCGGGCGCGGTGTCGGCGGCGACCTTCACCAGGGTGTCGCCGCTCTTGGCCTTGTCGAGCTGGATCTTGGCGGCGAGCAGGGTGG
The sequence above is drawn from the Streptomyces sp. NBC_01465 genome and encodes:
- a CDS encoding endo-alpha-N-acetylgalactosaminidase family protein; this encodes MEETSVHAETEARGQRGPSRRTVVAAGALAGVAVGAPSAFAAEAGEAVLVSGALSVRVATDFPRIVSYTDRGTGALLYGQQDPVASVLVDGVAHTPKVTAVPRGRDRMTYTLALDGGTEIGVEIRVRDWQVDWRVTRIADTAALRVGTLQIPGLAFLSVRSDQPGATLLAAKIQLDKAKSGDTLVKVAADTAPDAAAVGCAYAVVAHDTLGGAVETNTVYDKVDSAAGTTWENGRLWRQTVKAGDLAVARLACGQWTHRAATSPVDATEPLPYATVILTRDRNGDGVVDWQDAAIAFRDIMVTPLGADEQHLRVVPHIPFNFASQATNPFLATLDNVKRISLATDGLRQFTLLKGYQSEGHDSAHPDYAGNYNQRAGGLTDLNTLVREGRKWNSDFAVHVNATESYPVAHAFSETLVDKTNEQWDWLDQSYRIDSRRDLVSGDIIKRFKDLRREADPALNTIYVDVFRESGWTSDRLQRALREQGWIVTSEWGHGLERSSIWSHWANETDYGGDTSRGINSQLIRFVRNHQKDVFANKWPTLLGAARMGNFEGWVNKTDWNAFYDIIWTEALPAKYLQAYPVKRWTDHEITFFGPTGTVVDDASGARRITTDGRVVYEGGAYLLPWEPRKATDPGKLYHYNPAGGSSSWALPRGWAGAARVAVYRLTDQGREFVRDAPVRSGKVALDAEAGQPYVVYRTRVAAVGDPGWGQKSAVYDPGFNSGSLKGWTVSGPAKVALSAIGDYELVIAGGAAARVGQRLGRLPAGTYAASVQVEVGASAGERRRAALEIRTADGVTATNFTDVSSAGNYVAADRKHDSRFQRMFTRFTVPEGGGRVDLTLRADAGAAQVRFDNVRIVAAEPTEKAGTLVFEDFENVPQGWGPFVKGDAGGATDPRTHIAQRHAPFTQRGWNGKEIDDIIDGTQSLKSRGENDGLVYRTVDHTVRFTPGKRYRVSFRYENQTAGQYAWITGVDEPAARELTRQELPVATEPTLLSYEFTAPAAGDAWVGLRKVGDDGVAEFSLDAFEVREV